DNA from Chitinophaga pendula:
TAATAATACGATTGTTTATCAACAGGAAGAGCGCGCCATTGCTGGCGCGCTCTTCCTGTTGATAGTATGTTGGGTATATTATTGTTTTTCGGCGGTCATCGGGTATTCTTCTGGGCCTACGCTTACGGAGCCGGCGAGTTTTTTATCGGTTCGTACGAGTTTGCCTGTTGCCATTTCGCCGTTGATCGGGAAGTCGAAGGTAACGGTGTCTTGTACGGCTTTCACATTTTCGAAGGGCAATTTTTCGGTACCGATCACGAACTGGCCTTCGAGTTTGTCTTTCAGTTCGAAAATGATCTGTCCTTGTTGGTATACTTCGGGAACATTTTCTGCTTTAAAATTCCAGGTGCCAACGAAGTCTTTATCGGCGATGAAGGTGAAGGCGGTCTGGATGATAAAAAACAGGGCCAGGAAGGAGGTCAATAATAATGGTTTTCTATTCATAATGATGATTTTAAGTAATTGAGATATCCGGACAGGTTACTAAATTAGGGAAAGGGCGGTAGATTTCCGCGATCTGTATATTAAACAAATATAAACACGCGTAGTTGGGAGGCGGGGCAGTTATTTCTTAAACCACTTTATTTTTTAGGGAAGGGGGAAGGATCACATTTGCCGGATAATTCAACCGGCTCATGCGACTATTATTTATTGTTTTGTTCTGTTTATGTTTTGTTGGCGGTTATGCACAGACTGCGCCTATTCCGGTGGAGGTATTGGGAGGTTATCGGGGTATTTTTTACCAGCATACTATTGCGCGGCCTATGGGGGGCCGGTTTGGCTGGATGCATATTGCGAATGTGCTCCGGGTGTATGATACGAAGGTGTATGGTAATGAGTTGATGAACCAGGGGTATGTAACTTACGGGATGTCGCGTTCTTTTACTTTGTTGTTGGGGGCGCATTATACGAACGTGACGGACCTGCGGGGATCGGTAGCGGTGCAGTTTGCGCAGCAGCGGGGGGACTGGTTCTATGTACTGATGCCGCGAGCGGATGTGATGCTGAACGGGAGCTGGGAGTTGTTCACGCTGGTGGAGTACCGGCCGTCGGTGGGGGCCCGGGCTAAGTTGTATACGCGTTTGCAGACGATGACGAATGCGGGGCCTTATCATCACAACCGGGGGTATCAGTATTTACGGGTAGGGGTTGATCTTAAGGGGGTACAGTTTGGCATTGGGATGAACCTGGATGAGTACGGGCCATCCGCCACGATCCAGCCCAATGCCGGGTTATTCTTACGAAAGGAATTGCATTAGCTAGTGTTACATAAAGAACTGTTCGGCAATAATCTTTCCGTCTTTTACGGTGTATACGCAGAGCTCTTCCCAGCGGGAGCGGCCCCTGTCTTTTGTAGTGAGATCCATCATCATGGAGAAGGCGATGATGTTGCCGGCGATCAGTGGGTCGGAGACGGTCATTTCGTGCATTTCTTCGACGAGGGATTCGAATTTGTGTCCTTTTTCGATGATGTGATCGAGTCCTTTTGATTCTTTTTCGAAGTTGTCGGTAGCGAAGGGTTCTATGCTCACGACATCCTGCGCATAAAGTTCTTTCTGAGCGGTTTCGAAGTCGCCTTTACGGCAGAGCTCTACGAGGCGTTCTGCGATCTTTTGTACGGTCATCATGGTTTCAGGTATTATTGGTGAAATAATAATTTGCCAATTATTGCGCCAATTGTGCAGTGGATGCTATTCACTGCGGAGAGGTTACTGGTTTCAGCAGTGAAATTGCGCAAAAATCCATTTTTTACGGTGAATTTTCTTTCGGGAGATGGGCTGTAATTTAACGGGTATTGTTTACCATTAATAACCTCTCATTATGAAAAAGGAAAAATCGAGCAAACTGCAACTGACTAAAATCAAAGTGGCTAACCTGAGCCAGCAACCTATCAAGGGTTTATTGGAGGTGACTACTACTAACCCGACACATCCGACCAATCAGACCCGTTGTTTTGTCTGTTTTGGAACAGTGATCGAGCTGTAATTGTTCCTTATTTTCTGCCACCCTTAAAATTTTCTTTGTATGAAGGAGGAAAGTACCGGAAAACTGCGACTGCGAAAAATGAGGAGACTTTCACTATCGGGCCTGTAAGTTTGTAATTCGTATTCATCCCTTTATGCGATCAAGGCATTTAAGAAGTATATACCTAAGGGTATGCGCTTTTTTTCATTGGGTTGTGTTGGATTGTGCGTGATAAAAATCCACCTTTCCGGTGATGTCTGTATTAAAATATTCTGTCTACCTTGATGGTATTTGTTTAACCTTCATAACCCTCCTATCATGAAAAAAGAAACATTGAGCAAACTGCAGTTAAAGAAAGTTAAAGTGGCTAATCTGAGCAATACGAAAGCAGGTGTTGGCCCTATCACTACCCTTACTACGGACCCTACGAGGAAGACCCGTTGTTTCATCTGTCCGGTTACTATTTTCGAAGCGTAGTCTGCATTCTACATTCATGGCATTTATCTAACCATCATAACCATCTATCATGAAAAAGGAAAACGCAAGCAAACTGCAATTAAAGAAAATCAAAGTAGCTAATCTGAGTAATATGAAATCAGGTGGTGGATTAGCGGGTATTTTCGCTACTACTACTGATCCAACTAAACTGACCCGCTGCTTTATCTGTCCGCCGACCAGCATACAAATTTAGTATGTAATCAGCACTCAGCATCGGATGCTGTTAATGAATTGAAGAAGCGTATACCTTGCCGGGTATACGCTTCTTTATTTTCTATTTCTTTATGAGCTGATAAGTGTTGTTGTTGTTGTTGTTTGTGCGGATATCGAGGTAGGGACATTTGAATGCGAAGTGGTCGCCGGCTGCTTCGAGATGTCCGAAGTGGTCTTCTTTTCGCAGGATGGTGCTGCCGCCTTCGAGCGCCTTGTTAAAAGTGAGGGACAGGGAGCCATTGTCCTGGCTGGTGGAGAGGGCGTATTGATTGAATACCTGTAAGCCGGTTTCGCTGAATACTGCGCCCTCTTTTGTGACCTGCAATTGAATTTGCCATTGTTCTTCTTTTCCTTTGCCGAGTACCAGTTCATAGTTGCCATACCAGGATGGGCTGACGGCGGTGGCGGGGGTATTGCCGTTAGCGATGGTGAGGCGGATATAGCCCGGTGCGGAGGCCTTCTCTTCGCTGGGGATGAGTTTGAGATAGGCGGTATTATTGTCTTTCCAGCAGACCTCTTTGACCAGTTGTTTGAAGGTCTTTTGCCAGGCTTTGGCGATGGCGCCCGGTGCAACAGCGTATATGGTCACTTCGGAAGTGGGTGTTGGTTCATCGT
Protein-coding regions in this window:
- a CDS encoding nuclear transport factor 2 family protein; this encodes MMTVQKIAERLVELCRKGDFETAQKELYAQDVVSIEPFATDNFEKESKGLDHIIEKGHKFESLVEEMHEMTVSDPLIAGNIIAFSMMMDLTTKDRGRSRWEELCVYTVKDGKIIAEQFFM